The following are from one region of the Gemmatimonadaceae bacterium genome:
- a CDS encoding PadR family transcriptional regulator: MGEPPVPPRESPALLPGTLDLLVLKSLTSGRKHGYGIAEYLSQRSEQVLHVGESSLYPALQRLLLEGWVKAEWGISDNNRRARYYTLTATGKKQLAVERDEFTRMMRAIQRVLAHG, translated from the coding sequence CGCCCGTGCCACCTCGTGAATCCCCGGCCCTGCTACCGGGCACCCTCGACCTGCTGGTGCTCAAGTCCCTCACCTCGGGGCGCAAGCACGGCTACGGCATCGCCGAGTATCTGAGCCAGCGCTCGGAGCAGGTGTTGCACGTGGGGGAAAGCTCGTTGTATCCCGCGCTGCAGCGACTGTTGCTGGAAGGGTGGGTGAAGGCCGAGTGGGGGATCTCGGACAACAACCGTCGTGCGCGGTACTACACGCTCACGGCCACCGGGAAGAAGCAGCTGGCGGTTGAACGCGACGAGTTCACGCGCATGATGCGGGCCATTCAGCGGGTGCTCGCGCATGGTTGA